In Pseudomonas sp. DNDY-54, a genomic segment contains:
- a CDS encoding globin: MKETNRVMQSYGRCCASPSFFDDFYAAFLASSPAVREKFARTDMTAQKHLLRAGILNLVLFARGMPDTKLRALGKSHSREHLDIRPELYDLWIAALLKTIDDHDPELQQEDLQAWRQVLNKGIDVIKSHY; the protein is encoded by the coding sequence ATGAAAGAGACCAACCGCGTGATGCAGAGCTACGGCCGCTGCTGCGCGAGCCCCAGCTTCTTCGATGACTTCTACGCCGCGTTTCTCGCCAGCTCGCCCGCGGTGCGCGAGAAGTTCGCACGCACCGACATGACCGCGCAGAAACACCTGCTGCGCGCCGGCATCCTCAACCTGGTGCTGTTCGCCCGCGGCATGCCGGACACCAAGCTCCGCGCACTGGGCAAAAGCCATTCGCGCGAGCATCTCGACATCCGACCCGAGCTCTATGATCTGTGGATTGCAGCCTTGCTGAAGACGATCGACGACCATGATCCGGAGCTGCAGCAAGAGGACCTCCAGGCCTGGCGCCAGGTGCTCAACAAGGGCATCGACGTCATCAAGTCCCACTACTGA